A single window of Ornithorhynchus anatinus isolate Pmale09 chromosome 3, mOrnAna1.pri.v4, whole genome shotgun sequence DNA harbors:
- the STOX1 gene encoding storkhead-box protein 1 isoform X1, with protein sequence MNPITRYQFIPLAEVLCCVIADMNTAHELVTQESLMEQLGKHYPGLATPSPDILYTTLGTLIKERKIYHTGEGYFVVTPQTYFVAKTAHRENRSVLLEDHPSLSPPVTYLVSMESPAELTKGNTAPMTHCKFCHCFSGLGSPGTQGQPSPGEGHGRGQKGIGDSKPSVRNQAVSTSEESPLAEVPKSLPPTKEKEKEKGRKFGLRLLWRNMSRKEKPKKEYGTFSAQFPPEEWPVRDEENLDNIPRDVEHEIIRRINPVLTVDNLIRHTVLMQKYEERKKYLSQGTSTELLATRHKHVSKGGGGKRQSRPAKLHRRGQTGRERRANGSRRGSPGSEPRLGRAKDPQPLAARAGPGTPHGATAAKPLWEDCPGPRSPVIRKKQIDHPFWSLPPSGNTFPKRLPGERAPHSKSGRLGKRERTCQRSGSLDSPRTFGGAAQQLGPKQRRGKTKSKESPYAQKSPVQPAGDGFDVGPPDPPPRGSRRAGDRCRLCGEGPSERAPYPGRSQKTLAGIQRETLSRADSTGEVGGEAQRQLLDPQGSQSWDQAASAQRLVEKTTRQLQNLGLGDGPGGPVHARPLRDVENELRGKTPANCPEAAGLENEGLTDEDDDDQTLYQQDVEDNDDVCSSLYLEEEEEEEEGSSENNELCRMLTGHIPFSLADASQWNQAASRHGAGASPGPWSNGRSLANFNPVRFGLESRLREGNGGLGPAGSLINPDGGQKAGLAGENRGLHPKPQLGFNNCGGEAGTAERVQASGIAGGGRFDYYNTSEADTEALQTSASDVGEKSACWSASPPDEETRKHFTQKLELFDTAHSPILVQSIRREQNHLEGTENHSITGDSGIDSPRLTGRTALSKSDTDMIF encoded by the exons ATGAATCCAATTACTCGATACCAGTTCATACCTCTGGCTGAGGTTCTCTGCTGCGTCATTGCCGACATGAACACGGCCCACGAGCTCGTTACCCAGGAATCCTTAATGGAACAGTTGGGGAAACACTATCCAG GCCTAGCCACTCCTTCCCCGGACATTCTCTATACCACTCTGGGGACTCTGATTAAAGAGAGGAAAATCTATCACACGGGAGAAGGATACTTCGTCGTCACCCCTCAGACGTACTTCGTCGCCAAAACCGCCCACCGAGAGAATCGGAGCGTTCTCCTCGAAGACCATCCCTCCCTGTCACCTCCGGTCACTTACCTGGTCAGCATGGAGAGTCCCGCCGAGCTAACTAAGGGAAACACTGCCCCGATGACCCACTGTAAGTTCTGCCATTGCTTCTCCGGTCTGGGTTCACCGGGCACCCAAGGACAGCCGTCTCCCGGAGAAGGACACGGGAGGGGTCAGAAGGGCATCGGGGATTCCAAGCCTTCCGTCCGGAATCAGGCCGTCTCTACATCTGAGGAGAGCCCTCTGGCTGAGGTGCCCAAATCCTTGCCCCccacaaaggaaaaagaaaaagaaaaaggcaggaaGTTTGGCCTGCGTCTCCTCTGGCGGAACATGTCCCGGAAAGAGAAGCCCAAAAAGGAGTACGGCACTTTCTCGGCTCAGTTTCCCCCGGAGGAATGGCCGGTCCGGGACGAGGAGAACTTAGACAACATTCCCCGGGACGTCGAACACGAGATCATCAGGCGCATCAACCCCGTGCTGACTGTGGACAACTTAATCAGACACACCGTGCTGATGCAGAAATACGAGGAGAGGAAGAAATACCTGAGCCAGGGCACCTCCACGGAACTGTTGGCAACCCGGCACAAGCACGTCTCCAAGGGCGGCGGCggaaagaggcagagcaggcCGGCGAAGCTTCACAGGAGGGGGCAGACCGGCAGAGAGAGACGCGCCAACGGAAGCCGGCGGGGGTCTCCGGGCAGCGAGCCGAGGCTCGGCCGGGCCAAGGACCCACAGCCCCTCGCCGCCCGGGCCGGACCCGGCACGCCACACGGAGCGACGGCGGCAAAGCCGCTCTGGGAGGACTGTCCGGGGCCCCGATCCCCCGTCATCCGCAAGAAGCAGATCGACCATCCCTTCTGGAGCCTCCCACCCTCAGGGAACACTTTCCccaaaaggcttcctggagagagGGCCCCTCACTCCAAGTCGGGTCGGCTCGGAAAGCGAGAAAGAACTTGCCAGAGGTCCGGGTCTCTGGATTCCCCAAGAACCTTCGGCGGCGCCGCCCAACAGCTCGGTCCTAAACAGCGCCGAGGCAAAACCAAGTCGAAGGAATCCCCGTACGCTCAGAAATCTCCCGTCCAACCCGCCGGCGATGGTTTCGATGTCGGCCCTCCAGACCCTCCGCCGCGTGGCAGTCGGAGAGCGGGAGATAGATGCCGACTCTGTGGAGAAGGCCCATCTGAGCGTGCTCCGTATCCTGGCCGAAGCCAAAAAACCCTCGCCGGCATCCAGAGGGAAACCCTCTCACGCGCTGACTCAACAGGGGAGGTCGGAGGGGAAGCCCAGCGCCAACTGCTAGATCCCCAAGGCAGCCAGTCCTGGGACCAAGCCGCCAGCGCCCAGAGGCTCGTGGAGAAAACAACCCGCCAGCTCCAAAACCTCGGCCTCGGGGATGGCCCGGGGGGTCCTGTCCACGCGAGACCCCTTAGGGATGTGGAAAACGAACTAAGGGGGAAGACTCCGGCCAATTGTCCCGAGGCCGCCGGCCTAGAAAATGAAGGATTGACCGACGAGGATGACGACGACCAGACTCTATATCAGCAAGACGTGGAAGATAATGATGATGTCTGCAGTTCCTTGtatctggaggaggaagaggaggaggaggagggctcttCTGAGAACAATGAACTGTGTCGGATGCTGACCGGTCACATTCCGTTCTCCCTGGCCGACGCCAGCCAGTGGAATCAGGCAGCATCAAGACATGGGGCTGGGGCATCTCCGGGTCCCTGGAGCAACGGTAGGAGCCTGGCCAACTTCAATCCAGTCAGGTTCGGTTTGGAGTCTCGCCTGCGTGAAGGAAACGGAGGCCTCGGACCTGCAGGGTCACTTATTAACCCAGATGGAGGCCAGAAAGCAGGGCTCGCGGGGGAGAACCGTGGCCTCCATCCAAAGCCTCAGCTCGGTTTTAACAACTGCGGAGGGGAAGCTGGCACGGCCGAACGCGTTCAGGCTTCCGGGATCGCGGGCGGCGGCAGATTTGATTACTATAACACGAGTGAGGCGGACACCGAGGCTCTGCAGACGTCTGCCAGTGACGTGGGTGAGAAATCAGCTTGCTGGAGCGCGAGCCCCCCGGATGAGGAAACGAGAAAACACTTCACACAAAAATTGGAGCTTTTCGACACGGCGCATTCCCCGATTTTGGTGCAGAGCATCCGGAGGGAACAGAACCACTTGGAAGGAACCGAAAACCACAGCATCACTGGAGACAGCGGAATAGACTCTCCTCG ACTGACTGGTCGGACGGCGTTATCTAAAAGTGATACAGATATGATCTTCTGA
- the STOX1 gene encoding storkhead-box protein 1 isoform X2 — translation MNPITRYQFIPLAEVLCCVIADMNTAHELVTQESLMEQLGKHYPGLATPSPDILYTTLGTLIKERKIYHTGEGYFVVTPQTYFVAKTAHRENRSVLLEDHPSLSPPVTYLVSMESPAELTKGNTAPMTHCKFCHCFSGLGSPGTQGQPSPGEGHGRGQKGIGDSKPSVRNQAVSTSEESPLAEVPKSLPPTKEKEKEKGRKFGLRLLWRNMSRKEKPKKEYGTFSAQFPPEEWPVRDEENLDNIPRDVEHEIIRRINPVLTVDNLIRHTVLMQKYEERKKYLSQGTSTELLATRHKHVSKGGGGKRQSRPAKLHRRGQTGRERRANGSRRGSPGSEPRLGRAKDPQPLAARAGPGTPHGATAAKPLWEDCPGPRSPVIRKKQIDHPFWSLPPSGNTFPKRLPGERAPHSKSGRLGKRERTCQRSGSLDSPRTFGGAAQQLGPKQRRGKTKSKESPYAQKSPVQPAGDGFDVGPPDPPPRGSRRAGDRCRLCGEGPSERAPYPGRSQKTLAGIQRETLSRADSTGEVGGEAQRQLLDPQGSQSWDQAASAQRLVEKTTRQLQNLGLGDGPGGPVHARPLRDVENELRGKTPANCPEAAGLENEGLTDEDDDDQTLYQQDVEDNDDVCSSLYLEEEEEEEEGSSENNELCRMLTGHIPFSLADASQWNQAASRHGAGASPGPWSNGRSLANFNPVRFGLESRLREGNGGLGPAGSLINPDGGQKAGLAGENRGLHPKPQLGFNNCGGEAGTAERVQASGIAGGGRFDYYNTSEADTEALQTSASDVGEKSACWSASPPDEETRKHFTQKLELFDTAHSPILVQSIRREQNHLEGTENHSITGDSGIDSPRTQSLASNKSVDLDALKRRRSFVQNFEGATSQRQRSALSSRPLLQLTPVMNV, via the exons ATGAATCCAATTACTCGATACCAGTTCATACCTCTGGCTGAGGTTCTCTGCTGCGTCATTGCCGACATGAACACGGCCCACGAGCTCGTTACCCAGGAATCCTTAATGGAACAGTTGGGGAAACACTATCCAG GCCTAGCCACTCCTTCCCCGGACATTCTCTATACCACTCTGGGGACTCTGATTAAAGAGAGGAAAATCTATCACACGGGAGAAGGATACTTCGTCGTCACCCCTCAGACGTACTTCGTCGCCAAAACCGCCCACCGAGAGAATCGGAGCGTTCTCCTCGAAGACCATCCCTCCCTGTCACCTCCGGTCACTTACCTGGTCAGCATGGAGAGTCCCGCCGAGCTAACTAAGGGAAACACTGCCCCGATGACCCACTGTAAGTTCTGCCATTGCTTCTCCGGTCTGGGTTCACCGGGCACCCAAGGACAGCCGTCTCCCGGAGAAGGACACGGGAGGGGTCAGAAGGGCATCGGGGATTCCAAGCCTTCCGTCCGGAATCAGGCCGTCTCTACATCTGAGGAGAGCCCTCTGGCTGAGGTGCCCAAATCCTTGCCCCccacaaaggaaaaagaaaaagaaaaaggcaggaaGTTTGGCCTGCGTCTCCTCTGGCGGAACATGTCCCGGAAAGAGAAGCCCAAAAAGGAGTACGGCACTTTCTCGGCTCAGTTTCCCCCGGAGGAATGGCCGGTCCGGGACGAGGAGAACTTAGACAACATTCCCCGGGACGTCGAACACGAGATCATCAGGCGCATCAACCCCGTGCTGACTGTGGACAACTTAATCAGACACACCGTGCTGATGCAGAAATACGAGGAGAGGAAGAAATACCTGAGCCAGGGCACCTCCACGGAACTGTTGGCAACCCGGCACAAGCACGTCTCCAAGGGCGGCGGCggaaagaggcagagcaggcCGGCGAAGCTTCACAGGAGGGGGCAGACCGGCAGAGAGAGACGCGCCAACGGAAGCCGGCGGGGGTCTCCGGGCAGCGAGCCGAGGCTCGGCCGGGCCAAGGACCCACAGCCCCTCGCCGCCCGGGCCGGACCCGGCACGCCACACGGAGCGACGGCGGCAAAGCCGCTCTGGGAGGACTGTCCGGGGCCCCGATCCCCCGTCATCCGCAAGAAGCAGATCGACCATCCCTTCTGGAGCCTCCCACCCTCAGGGAACACTTTCCccaaaaggcttcctggagagagGGCCCCTCACTCCAAGTCGGGTCGGCTCGGAAAGCGAGAAAGAACTTGCCAGAGGTCCGGGTCTCTGGATTCCCCAAGAACCTTCGGCGGCGCCGCCCAACAGCTCGGTCCTAAACAGCGCCGAGGCAAAACCAAGTCGAAGGAATCCCCGTACGCTCAGAAATCTCCCGTCCAACCCGCCGGCGATGGTTTCGATGTCGGCCCTCCAGACCCTCCGCCGCGTGGCAGTCGGAGAGCGGGAGATAGATGCCGACTCTGTGGAGAAGGCCCATCTGAGCGTGCTCCGTATCCTGGCCGAAGCCAAAAAACCCTCGCCGGCATCCAGAGGGAAACCCTCTCACGCGCTGACTCAACAGGGGAGGTCGGAGGGGAAGCCCAGCGCCAACTGCTAGATCCCCAAGGCAGCCAGTCCTGGGACCAAGCCGCCAGCGCCCAGAGGCTCGTGGAGAAAACAACCCGCCAGCTCCAAAACCTCGGCCTCGGGGATGGCCCGGGGGGTCCTGTCCACGCGAGACCCCTTAGGGATGTGGAAAACGAACTAAGGGGGAAGACTCCGGCCAATTGTCCCGAGGCCGCCGGCCTAGAAAATGAAGGATTGACCGACGAGGATGACGACGACCAGACTCTATATCAGCAAGACGTGGAAGATAATGATGATGTCTGCAGTTCCTTGtatctggaggaggaagaggaggaggaggagggctcttCTGAGAACAATGAACTGTGTCGGATGCTGACCGGTCACATTCCGTTCTCCCTGGCCGACGCCAGCCAGTGGAATCAGGCAGCATCAAGACATGGGGCTGGGGCATCTCCGGGTCCCTGGAGCAACGGTAGGAGCCTGGCCAACTTCAATCCAGTCAGGTTCGGTTTGGAGTCTCGCCTGCGTGAAGGAAACGGAGGCCTCGGACCTGCAGGGTCACTTATTAACCCAGATGGAGGCCAGAAAGCAGGGCTCGCGGGGGAGAACCGTGGCCTCCATCCAAAGCCTCAGCTCGGTTTTAACAACTGCGGAGGGGAAGCTGGCACGGCCGAACGCGTTCAGGCTTCCGGGATCGCGGGCGGCGGCAGATTTGATTACTATAACACGAGTGAGGCGGACACCGAGGCTCTGCAGACGTCTGCCAGTGACGTGGGTGAGAAATCAGCTTGCTGGAGCGCGAGCCCCCCGGATGAGGAAACGAGAAAACACTTCACACAAAAATTGGAGCTTTTCGACACGGCGCATTCCCCGATTTTGGTGCAGAGCATCCGGAGGGAACAGAACCACTTGGAAGGAACCGAAAACCACAGCATCACTGGAGACAGCGGAATAGACTCTCCTCG AACCCAGAGTCTGGCATCTAATAAATCCGTCGATTTGGACGCACTGAAACGGCGACGGAGTTTTGTGCAAAACTTCGAAGGCGCAACGAGCCAAAGGCAGAGGTCGGCACTTTCATCTCGTCCCTTATTACAACTGACTCCAGTCATGAATGTTTAA